A window of Juglans regia cultivar Chandler chromosome 7, Walnut 2.0, whole genome shotgun sequence contains these coding sequences:
- the LOC109006610 gene encoding early nodulin-75-like, which produces MTTKYCLVLLFGAVLLSTVSVLADHHEPPKHENKPPIHKPPLEGKPLKGEKPPPKHKPPTTLDNHDQDKKPFPEQKPPTHGEEPPKGKGKGEKPPPEHKPPHDQHPGRLLLESHSLDEQNSPSLAGKPPAKGAKPPPKRKPPTPLDKREKPFPEHKPPTHSDEPPKSKGKGDKPPHDHHPGDHSVEDAEDSHKPPRKLKPPTAGKKPPTPSRKPPGHKPPSAN; this is translated from the coding sequence ATGACTACCAAATACTGCCTAGTGTTGCTCTTTGGAGCGGTGCTTCTCAGCACTGTCTCAGTACTAGCTGATCATCACGAGCCTCCCAAACATGAGAACAAACCTCCTATTCACAAGCCACCTTTGGAAGGCAAACCTCTCAAGGGAGAGAAACCACCACCAAAACACAAGCCACCAACCACTCTTGATAATCATGATCAAGATAAGAAGCCATTCCCAGAGCAAAAGCCACCAACCCATGGTGAGGAACCTCCCAAGGGTAAGGGAAAGGGAGAGAAGCCACCTCCAGAGCACAAACCACCACATGATCAACATCCTGGACGACTTTTACTCGAGTCCCACTCCCTAGATGAACAAAATTCACCAAGTCTAGCTGGCAAGCCTCCGGCAAAGGGAGCAAAGCCACCTCCAAAACGCAAACCACCAACCCCACTCGACAAGAGAGAGAAGCCATTCCCAGAGCACAAACCACCAACCCATAGTGATGAACCTCCCAAGAGTAAGGGAAAGGGAGACAAGCCACCTCATGATCATCACCCTGGAGACCATTCAGTTGAGGATGCAGAAGACTCCCACAAGCCACCAAGAAAGTTGAAGCCTCCGACCGCTGGAAAGAAGCCGCCTACTCCCTCTCGCAAGCCACCCGGCCACAAACCTCCGTCCGCAAACTAA
- the LOC109007044 gene encoding early nodulin-75-like, giving the protein MTTKYCLVLLFGVVLLSTASVLADHHEPPKHENKPPIHKPPLQGKPPKGEKPPPKHKPPTLLDNEDTKPFPEHKPPTHGEEPPKGKGKGEKPPSEHKPPHHDHPGRLLLESHSLDEQNSPSLAGKPPTKGAKPPPKHKPPTPLNKGEKPFPEHKPPTHGEEPPKGKGKGEKPPPEHKPPHDHHPGRLLLESQSLDEQNLPSLAGKPPAKGVKPPPKHKPPTPLDIGEKPFPEHKPPIHGEEPPKGKGKGEKPPPEHKPPHDHHPGRLLLESQSLDEQNSPSLAGKPPAKGVKPPPKHKPPTPLDIGEKPFPEHKPPTHGEEPPKGKGKGEKPPPEHKPPHDHHPGDHLVEEAKDSHKPPRKLKPPTVEKKPPTHAHKPPHKPPSAN; this is encoded by the coding sequence ATGACTACCAAATACTGCCTAGTGTTGCTCTTTGGAGTGGTGCTTCTCAGCACTGCCTCAGTACTAGCTGATCACCATGAGCCTCCCAAACACGAGAACAAACCTCCAATTCACAAGCCACCTTTGCAAGGCAAACCTCCCAAGGGAGAGAAACCACCACCAAAACACAAGCCACCAACCCTTCTTGATAATGAGGATACAAAGCCATTCCCAGAGCACAAGCCACCAACCCATGGTGAGGAACCTCCCAAGGGTAAGGGAAAGGGAGAGAAGCCACCTTCAGAGCACAAGCCACCTCACCATGATCACCCTGGACGACTTCTACTCGAGTCCCACTCCCTAGATGAACAAAATTCGCCAAGTTTAGCTGGCAAGCCTCCGACAAAGGGAGCAAAGCCACCTCCAAAACACAAACCACCAACCCCACTCAACAAGGGAGAGAAGCCATTCCCAGAGCACAAGCCACCAACCCATGGTGAAGAACCTCCCAAGGGTAAGGGAAAGGGAGAGAAGCCACCTCCAGAGCACAAGCCACCTCACGATCATCACCCTGGACGACTTCTACTCGAGTCTCAATCCCTTGATGAACAAAATTTGCCAAGTTTGGCTGGCAAGCCCCCGGCCAAGGGAGTGAAGCCACCTCCAAAACATAAACCACCAACCCCACTCGACATTGGAGAGAAGCCATTCCCAGAGCACAAGCCACCAATCCATGGTGAAGAACCTCCCAAAGGTAAGGGAAAGGGAGAGAAGCCACCTCCAGAGCACAAGCCACCTCACGATCATCACCCTGGACGACTTCTACTCGAGTCTCAATCCCTTGATGAACAAAATTCGCCAAGTTTGGCTGGCAAGCCCCCGGCCAAGGGAGTGAAGCCACCTCCAAAACATAAACCACCAACCCCACTCGACATTGGAGAGAAGCCATTCCCAGAGCACAAGCCACCAACCCATGGTGAAGAACCTCCCAAGGGTAAGGGAAAGGGAGAGAAGCCACCTCCAGAGCACAAGCCACCTCATGATCATCACCCTGGAGACCATTTGGTGGAGGAGGCAAAAGATTCCCACAAGCCACCCAGAAAGTTGAAGCCTCCAACCGTCGAAAAGAAGCCGCCGACTCACGCTCACAAGCCACCCCACAAACCTCCATCTGCAAACTGA